The Candidatus Tumulicola sp. region TGCCAGCCTCGCGGACGGACATTTCGCGTTTCGCCGCGACTTCGTTTGTTTTTTCAGCCATGGGTCCTTACGGGGTCGGATGGGCGAGAAATGTTAAGAAGCCGTTCCAGCTTTTTTTTTGGGGCGCTGTCCGCCTTTTTGGCCAATCACCTCGTAGAAGGACGGGCCGTACTTGGTTTTCGTCGCCTGGCCGCCTTTGCGACCGATCTCCTCGTAAAATTCTGAACCATATTTGGCTTTGACGCGTTCGCCTCCACGACGTCCCGCTTCGCGAACGCTCATGCCGCCGGACGGTCCCGGTTCTTGCGTGGTCATGCCTGCCTCGTATCTGGGAAGAGTGATGATCAGTTTTTTCCCAAGTAGGCGCCAGGCAAACTAAGAAAACTCACAGGAACGGGCGCTCGCCTGAAAACTTGTCATATTAGCAGCCGGTCGTAGACGTCGCGGGAGCGCAGCCGAAGCTGCTCGAGCGATCCGTCATTAGCGATCGCGAAGTCGGCGAGTTCGACGGCGCGCTCGGGCGCCAATTGCGCGGCCATACGCTGCTCGATGGCGTCGGCGTTCAATCCGTCGCGCGCTTCGACCCGCCGCAGACGTTCGGCGATGGGTGCCGTTACGACGATCGTTCGATCGACCAATTTGTCGTAGCCGGTCTCGAACAAGAGCGGTACGACGTGCACCACCACTTGTCCGGGCGCCGCGTGGGCCCCCCGCTCTGCCGCAATCCGCCGCACTTGCGGATGCAC contains the following coding sequences:
- a CDS encoding KGG domain-containing protein, whose protein sequence is MSVREAGRRGGERVKAKYGSEFYEEIGRKGGQATKTKYGPSFYEVIGQKGGQRPKKKAGTAS
- the coaE gene encoding dephospho-CoA kinase (Dephospho-CoA kinase (CoaE) performs the final step in coenzyme A biosynthesis.), with protein sequence MLAGLTGGIGSGKSAVAAFFHSFGALVIDTDLIAREAVAPNSDGFLQIARAWPETIRDGELNRGALADIVFADPAQRERLNAIVHPQVRRIAAERGAHAAPGQVVVHVVPLLFETGYDKLVDRTIVVTAPIAERLRRVEARDGLNADAIEQRMAAQLAPERAVELADFAIANDGSLEQLRLRSRDVYDRLLI